From Deltaproteobacteria bacterium, a single genomic window includes:
- a CDS encoding UbiD family decarboxylase, whose protein sequence is MACSPLAEVPATAEIIIEGLVLPNVREEEGPFGEVSGYYTPSNPKPVIEVTAITHRKNPTYQAALTGMPTTENHILKQLPLEATYYSQLKKEFPGVTAVHFPAAGTVGMSFRG, encoded by the coding sequence TTGGCGTGCTCGCCACTGGCGGAAGTGCCGGCGACGGCGGAAATCATCATCGAAGGCCTGGTCCTTCCCAACGTGCGCGAAGAAGAAGGGCCGTTCGGTGAAGTGTCGGGCTACTACACGCCGTCCAATCCCAAGCCGGTGATCGAAGTGACTGCGATCACGCATCGGAAAAATCCCACCTATCAGGCCGCGCTCACCGGCATGCCGACGACGGAAAACCATATTCTTAAACAACTGCCGTTGGAGGCGACTTACTATTCGCAGCTTAAAAAAGAATTTCCCGGCGTCACGGCGGTGCATTTTCCCGCCGCGGGCACGGTGGGTATGTCTTTCCGCGGGTGA
- a CDS encoding isochorismatase family protein produces MIKHVVLLKVKPGTPQEKIDAMVAGYNSMKDVVPELLSWSMGPDLRGDSEFTHAMVAVVKDLASLKRYTDHPLHQRVSAEVGRPIFEKRVIADYEFDPEVEPWEPQVKEVWPELVDMVRPDHTALVMVDIQNDFCAPGGARMQGDLSTIEAMKEPSRQMLEAARAIGVPVVYTQAQTDAEHDNGPILARRRRVGLGGAKYTIPGTWGWEICDFVAPRPGETSIPKWHHSAFTNPKMDAMLRGLGAKTLLFTGVATNGCVEACVRDAFARGYYAVVLADCVGAYDLDLQRFSLKNMATHFGLISSSQEVRKAWAQ; encoded by the coding sequence ATGATCAAACATGTTGTCCTTCTCAAGGTCAAACCCGGCACCCCGCAAGAGAAGATTGACGCTATGGTAGCGGGTTACAACTCAATGAAAGACGTTGTACCGGAGCTGCTCAGTTGGTCAATGGGGCCGGATCTGCGCGGTGACAGTGAGTTCACTCACGCTATGGTGGCCGTCGTGAAGGATTTGGCAAGCTTAAAGCGCTACACGGATCACCCGCTGCACCAGCGGGTCTCCGCAGAGGTCGGCCGTCCGATTTTTGAGAAGCGGGTTATCGCCGACTACGAATTCGATCCGGAAGTCGAGCCGTGGGAGCCGCAAGTCAAGGAAGTGTGGCCCGAGCTAGTGGACATGGTGAGGCCGGACCACACGGCGCTCGTTATGGTCGACATCCAAAACGACTTCTGCGCTCCAGGCGGCGCGAGGATGCAGGGAGACCTTTCCACCATCGAGGCGATGAAGGAGCCCTCGCGGCAGATGTTAGAAGCCGCCAGGGCAATAGGTGTGCCCGTCGTCTACACCCAAGCGCAGACCGACGCCGAGCACGACAACGGGCCGATTCTGGCGCGCCGCCGGCGGGTCGGGCTCGGTGGGGCCAAGTACACTATCCCGGGAACCTGGGGTTGGGAAATTTGCGACTTCGTCGCGCCACGTCCCGGGGAAACATCCATCCCGAAGTGGCATCACAGCGCTTTCACCAACCCGAAAATGGACGCCATGCTTAGGGGGCTCGGCGCAAAGACACTCCTGTTCACCGGCGTCGCCACCAATGGCTGCGTGGAGGCCTGTGTGCGAGACGCTTTTGCGCGCGGATACTACGCGGTGGTTTTGGCGGACTGTGTTGGTGCGTACGACCTGGACCTCCAGCGCTTCTCGCTCAAGAACATGGCTACTCACTTTGGGCTGATCAGTTCAAGCCAGGAGGTACGCAAGGCCTGGGCTCAATAG
- a CDS encoding aspartyl/glutamyl-tRNA amidotransferase subunit A: MALDTAVSHGRSCAKTQRRVWLQPERRRNHNRAQTAPGAGAFFKAADRHGSDRCRADLEGREAGKKVNSIDLEALTLSEAAREIRAKRLSPVELTDLYLERIKKLNPVLNAYMTLTEEQARKDAKAAEKEIARGKYRGPLHGIPVSIKDNLATRGVRTTAGSKVLADWIPDHDATVVARLKAAGAIMLGKTNMHEWASGGTTINPYFGTTHNPWNVACIPGGSSGGSAAAVAASLCLVSIGTDNAGSVRNPASYCGTVGLKATYGRVSRFGNVGGTGGFSSDHFGIFTKTIGDCATVLKTIAGHDPRDPLSSEAPVPNYHRDLGKPVKGLRFAVLRGYCEELISREVKVAFDDSVRALRALGMKQAEISIPHIDLIQPVQTVTSRVENIVHLMPHLKTRSSDISRPLLLRLIGSLMIPASTYINAQRARRILCDEFDQALQKVDVILSPTTPISAPTIEESQQGFIELNGKKLSLQPAGISLGTTFTVPFNVTGLPAVSVPCGFTTRGLPMGLQIVGNNFDECRVLQVAHAYEQSAKWLARRPSL; encoded by the coding sequence ATAGCATTAGACACGGCGGTTTCTCATGGAAGATCTTGTGCGAAAACTCAACGCCGAGTATGGCTTCAACCTGAGCGAAGACGAAATCACAACCGTGCTCAAACAGCACCAGGAGCTGGAGCATTTTTTAAAGCCGCTGACCGACATGGATCTGACCGATGTCGCGCCGATCTTGAAGGTCGAGAAGCAGGTAAAAAAGTGAACTCCATCGACCTCGAAGCGCTGACCCTGAGCGAGGCGGCGCGTGAGATTCGCGCCAAGCGGCTCTCGCCGGTGGAGCTGACGGATCTCTATCTCGAAAGAATCAAAAAGCTCAATCCCGTTCTCAACGCCTACATGACGCTCACGGAAGAGCAGGCGCGCAAGGACGCCAAGGCCGCTGAAAAGGAGATCGCCCGCGGCAAGTATCGCGGTCCGCTGCACGGCATACCGGTTTCGATCAAAGATAATTTGGCGACGCGCGGCGTGCGCACCACCGCGGGGTCAAAAGTTCTCGCCGATTGGATTCCCGATCATGATGCGACGGTGGTGGCGCGCCTGAAAGCCGCGGGTGCCATCATGCTCGGCAAGACTAACATGCACGAGTGGGCCAGCGGCGGCACAACGATCAATCCCTATTTCGGCACCACTCATAACCCGTGGAATGTGGCCTGCATTCCCGGCGGTTCCAGTGGCGGCTCGGCAGCCGCTGTCGCGGCGAGCCTCTGTCTGGTCTCGATCGGTACCGATAACGCCGGCTCGGTGCGCAACCCGGCATCCTATTGCGGCACCGTCGGACTCAAGGCGACCTACGGTCGCGTCAGCCGTTTCGGCAACGTCGGCGGCACGGGAGGTTTCTCCTCGGATCACTTCGGGATCTTCACCAAAACCATCGGCGATTGCGCGACGGTGTTAAAGACCATCGCCGGCCACGATCCCAGGGATCCGCTCAGCTCCGAAGCTCCCGTGCCAAATTACCATCGTGATCTGGGCAAACCGGTGAAGGGCCTGCGCTTCGCTGTATTGCGAGGCTATTGCGAGGAGCTGATTTCGCGGGAAGTCAAAGTTGCCTTTGACGATTCGGTCCGCGCCCTGCGCGCGCTCGGCATGAAGCAGGCGGAAATATCCATACCACATATTGATCTGATTCAACCAGTCCAGACCGTCACCAGCCGCGTCGAGAACATCGTGCACTTGATGCCGCATCTAAAAACCCGTTCCAGCGATATCAGCCGCCCGCTGCTGCTGCGCCTGATCGGCTCGCTGATGATCCCGGCATCAACTTATATCAACGCGCAAAGAGCGCGCCGTATCCTATGCGACGAGTTTGACCAAGCGCTGCAAAAGGTCGATGTCATTTTATCGCCGACCACTCCGATTTCAGCGCCAACCATTGAAGAGAGCCAGCAAGGCTTCATCGAGTTGAACGGCAAGAAACTCTCGCTGCAGCCTGCGGGAATCAGTCTTGGAACCACGTTCACCGTGCCGTTCAATGTCACCGGTCTGCCGGCGGTCAGCGTCCCTTGCGGCTTCACAACACGCGGCCTGCCGATGGGATTGCAGATTGTCGGCAACAATTTCGATGAGTGCCGAGTGTTGCAAGTGGCGCACGCTTATGAACAAAGCGCCAAGTGGTTGGCGCGGCGGCCCTCACTTTAA
- a CDS encoding ABC transporter substrate-binding protein, with protein sequence MAKPRDVEPCFRCRTAVKLKAASLIFFLCLGVANCVAAQDKVIVATLRSVSQWSLWTALESGFYKELGIEVLPVTFTGGTQTITSLVSGDVQITTTGGSTAINAALKGGDVKLISTTLGIFPYTLYVSPRIHSAADLKGKKIGILSFGGTAYPATRYALQHLGLNPDADVTFIQTGDQIARFGALASGSIDGTLLQPPDTIKAKELGFKPMVNLAQSGIKFPMNHNSTSARYIKTNRDKVKKFMIGYIGGLARLKTDREFAIQVLGKYLRNKDQTVLNETYDFWSALYPAKPYVEREQIENYLVTLKDRGSAKAEDFMDNSILAELEREGFIAAAYKRYQK encoded by the coding sequence ATGGCAAAACCCCGAGACGTTGAGCCGTGCTTTCGGTGCAGGACTGCTGTGAAGCTGAAGGCCGCGTCATTGATTTTTTTCTTGTGCCTCGGTGTTGCGAACTGCGTCGCGGCGCAGGACAAAGTCATCGTTGCCACGCTGCGTAGCGTCAGCCAGTGGTCTTTGTGGACGGCTCTCGAGTCAGGCTTTTACAAAGAGCTGGGGATCGAAGTTTTACCGGTCACTTTCACCGGCGGTACACAGACCATCACTTCGCTGGTCTCCGGTGATGTGCAGATCACGACCACCGGCGGGTCGACGGCGATCAACGCGGCGCTCAAAGGCGGCGACGTCAAACTGATCAGTACCACGCTGGGGATTTTTCCTTACACACTTTACGTTTCGCCGCGAATTCACAGTGCCGCTGATCTCAAGGGCAAGAAGATCGGCATCTTGAGCTTCGGCGGCACGGCTTATCCGGCGACGCGCTACGCGTTGCAGCACTTGGGACTCAATCCAGATGCCGACGTGACGTTCATCCAGACCGGCGATCAAATCGCGCGCTTCGGCGCGCTCGCCAGCGGCAGCATCGACGGGACGCTGCTGCAGCCGCCCGATACGATCAAAGCCAAGGAGCTGGGGTTCAAGCCGATGGTCAATCTGGCGCAGAGCGGCATTAAGTTCCCCATGAACCACAATTCCACCAGCGCCCGATACATCAAAACCAACCGCGACAAGGTAAAAAAATTCATGATCGGCTACATCGGCGGCCTAGCCCGGCTCAAGACCGACCGCGAGTTTGCCATTCAGGTGTTGGGGAAGTATCTCCGGAACAAGGATCAGACGGTGCTGAACGAAACCTACGACTTCTGGTCAGCGCTTTACCCAGCGAAACCCTACGTCGAGCGCGAACAAATCGAAAACTATCTGGTTACGCTAAAGGACCGCGGCAGCGCCAAAGCGGAAGATTTCATGGACAATTCGATTCTCGCCGAGTTGGAGCGAGAGGGGTTTATTGCCGCGGCCTATAAACGGTACCAGAAATAG
- a CDS encoding (2Fe-2S)-binding protein: MAKLRLDVNGETQEVEVAETALLLDALREGLGMTGTKRGCETSHCGACTVLLDGVAVHSCVVLAARCEGKAISTVEGLAQDGELNNLQRLFLKHGALQCGYCTPGMLMAATALLRRNPKPTLDEVKKGLDGNLCRCTGYTGIFEAIQACAAER; this comes from the coding sequence ATGGCAAAGCTTAGATTGGACGTGAACGGCGAGACCCAGGAAGTCGAAGTGGCAGAGACCGCACTGTTGCTCGATGCGCTCCGCGAAGGGCTCGGCATGACCGGCACCAAGCGCGGCTGCGAGACCAGTCACTGCGGCGCCTGCACGGTGTTGCTTGACGGAGTGGCGGTGCACAGCTGCGTCGTGCTGGCGGCGCGCTGCGAAGGCAAGGCGATCAGCACTGTCGAGGGACTTGCCCAGGATGGCGAGTTGAACAATTTGCAGCGTCTGTTTCTCAAACATGGCGCGCTCCAGTGCGGCTATTGCACGCCCGGCATGTTGATGGCGGCGACGGCGCTCTTGCGGCGCAATCCGAAACCGACGTTGGACGAAGTGAAAAAAGGTCTCGACGGCAACTTGTGCCGCTGCACGGGGTACACGGGGATCTTCGAAGCAATTCAGGCGTGCGCGGCGGAAAGGTAG
- a CDS encoding xanthine dehydrogenase family protein subunit M: MERKLFRPRSMDEALSQRAQYGKDALPITGGQSLLVMLRNKLIDPQILLDLEPLGELRGLHRQGQGASVGAMTTFFELISSPEVRRAIPLLGQAAAKVGSTAIRNLGTIGGNLCHNEPGADLPPALLALNASVELRSSKATRKVPLADFFRGFFETAVAPAEILSRVEIPAVPQGARVAYLKHAISPEDLAIAGVAALIVPGENDGAPARDVRLGLGGVAPVPFRASKAEAALNGKVLNDETIRAAAEIAAGEADPMSDPHASADYRRKMVKVLVRRAIAAAMEGAERNGHGKA, translated from the coding sequence ATGGAAAGAAAACTGTTTCGACCCCGTTCCATGGATGAAGCGCTGAGCCAGCGCGCGCAGTATGGCAAAGACGCGCTGCCGATTACCGGCGGGCAATCGTTGCTGGTTATGCTGCGCAACAAGTTGATCGATCCGCAGATTCTGCTCGACCTGGAGCCGTTGGGCGAGCTGCGCGGCTTGCACCGGCAGGGACAGGGCGCTTCGGTCGGCGCCATGACGACTTTTTTTGAATTGATCTCGTCGCCTGAGGTGCGGCGCGCGATTCCTTTGTTGGGCCAAGCGGCCGCGAAGGTCGGCTCCACGGCGATCCGCAACCTCGGCACCATTGGCGGCAATCTTTGTCACAATGAGCCGGGCGCCGATCTGCCGCCGGCGCTGTTGGCGCTCAACGCCTCAGTTGAGTTGCGGAGCAGCAAGGCGACGAGAAAAGTGCCGCTGGCGGATTTCTTTCGCGGTTTTTTTGAGACCGCAGTGGCGCCGGCAGAAATTCTTTCGCGGGTGGAGATTCCGGCCGTGCCACAGGGGGCGCGGGTTGCCTACCTCAAGCACGCCATCAGCCCGGAGGATCTCGCCATCGCCGGCGTCGCGGCACTAATCGTGCCGGGAGAAAATGACGGCGCGCCGGCGCGCGACGTGCGGCTTGGTTTGGGCGGCGTGGCGCCGGTGCCGTTTCGCGCCTCTAAGGCAGAGGCTGCATTGAACGGCAAAGTATTAAACGACGAGACGATCCGTGCCGCGGCGGAGATCGCCGCCGGCGAAGCCGACCCGATGAGCGATCCACATGCCTCGGCCGACTATCGGCGCAAGATGGTCAAAGTGTTGGTGCGCCGCGCGATCGCTGCAGCGATGGAAGGGGCGGAAAGGAACGGTCATGGCAAAGCTTAG
- a CDS encoding xanthine dehydrogenase family protein molybdopterin-binding subunit: MADYRVIGKPVERVDGPEMLTGQAVYGPDVKLPGMLWGKVLRSPIPHGKVLRVDLEKTKKHPGVKAVIAAKDVPARRYGYAVQDEHIFAINKVRFVGQPVAAVAAIDEDTAEEALSLIDVEYEDLPAVFSAEEAIRDGAPLVHDDLSDLRARSVYLASWYPVQGTNIVHRASTERGDVEAALKKADHVFEDVFHASQIHHSYMEPHATTAAVIGGTVTVWTCSQEVFELRTVMASLFGVPESKMRIICTKVGGGFGGKIEPRLEPVAIALAMKAHKPVKMVMTRTDEFTAAAGSTPATVKVRTAVMKDGKIVARDIDFLWDKGAYAEGLAPSSRAMKDGIGPYNIYDIRVTSTLVYTNKMRGTQLRGLGVPEGAFAIESQLDMIAERLGMDPLELRMKNILREGDLNAIGDSAVSIGLEECLQKVAREIGWGTPKPKNVGRGLAVIAKSPTTHSSISGAHVLFNEDGSAQVMVGSSELGQGMCGVLSQIAAEVLGIPYESVGITCADTGATPYDRGTFSSRVTFYTGMAVKKAAEDAKQQLLERASKMSEIPASDLTVDNEKIVSAKRPELSLSLRQVLESAHNREKPILGRGWYGGKGDYPSLPHKAQGKEYVPGWKYAAQAVEAEIDEETGIVRIRKIASAHDVGTTLNPISVRGQITGGVAMGIGYALHERLQFEDGRVINPSFMDYKLPSSHEIPEIVAIPVEVPLPEGPFGAKGIGELAVVGIAPAVGNAIYDAMKVRIKDLPLYPERVLNAIEAQGAK, from the coding sequence ATGGCTGACTATCGAGTAATTGGCAAGCCGGTGGAGCGGGTGGACGGACCGGAGATGCTTACGGGACAGGCGGTGTATGGTCCCGACGTGAAATTGCCGGGCATGCTCTGGGGAAAAGTCTTGCGCAGTCCGATTCCGCACGGCAAAGTTCTGCGCGTCGATCTTGAGAAAACGAAAAAACATCCCGGCGTAAAGGCGGTGATCGCGGCGAAGGACGTGCCGGCGCGGCGCTACGGCTACGCCGTGCAAGACGAGCATATCTTCGCCATCAATAAAGTTCGCTTTGTCGGTCAACCGGTGGCGGCCGTGGCGGCCATCGACGAGGACACAGCGGAAGAGGCTTTGTCGCTGATCGACGTCGAGTACGAAGACTTGCCGGCGGTGTTCAGCGCCGAAGAGGCGATCCGCGACGGCGCGCCGCTGGTGCATGACGATCTTTCCGATCTCCGCGCGCGCTCGGTGTATCTCGCGTCGTGGTATCCAGTGCAGGGCACGAATATCGTCCACCGCGCCTCCACCGAGCGCGGTGACGTCGAAGCGGCGCTCAAGAAGGCCGACCACGTTTTCGAGGACGTTTTTCATGCCAGCCAAATCCATCACAGTTACATGGAGCCGCACGCCACCACGGCGGCGGTGATCGGCGGCACGGTCACAGTCTGGACCTGCTCCCAGGAAGTGTTTGAGCTGCGCACCGTGATGGCGAGTCTGTTCGGCGTGCCGGAAAGCAAGATGCGCATTATCTGCACCAAGGTAGGTGGCGGCTTCGGCGGCAAGATCGAGCCGCGCTTGGAGCCGGTCGCCATCGCCCTGGCGATGAAGGCGCACAAGCCGGTGAAGATGGTGATGACGCGCACCGACGAGTTCACCGCGGCGGCGGGTTCGACGCCGGCAACGGTGAAAGTTAGAACCGCCGTGATGAAAGACGGCAAGATCGTCGCCCGCGACATCGATTTTCTTTGGGACAAGGGCGCCTACGCGGAAGGCTTGGCGCCAAGCAGTCGGGCGATGAAAGACGGCATCGGCCCGTACAATATTTACGATATTCGGGTCACTTCGACACTGGTCTACACCAACAAGATGCGCGGCACGCAGCTGCGCGGTTTGGGTGTGCCGGAGGGTGCCTTTGCCATCGAGTCGCAGCTCGACATGATCGCTGAGCGATTAGGCATGGACCCCCTCGAACTGCGCATGAAAAATATTTTGCGCGAAGGTGATCTGAACGCGATTGGCGATTCGGCGGTGAGCATCGGTCTCGAAGAATGTTTGCAGAAAGTCGCGCGAGAAATTGGCTGGGGCACGCCGAAGCCGAAAAACGTCGGCCGCGGCCTGGCCGTCATCGCCAAATCTCCGACCACCCACTCGAGCATTTCCGGCGCCCATGTGCTGTTCAACGAAGACGGCAGCGCGCAGGTGATGGTCGGTTCGTCTGAATTAGGCCAAGGGATGTGCGGGGTTTTGTCGCAGATCGCCGCCGAGGTGTTAGGGATTCCGTACGAATCGGTTGGCATCACTTGCGCCGACACCGGCGCGACCCCTTACGACCGCGGCACATTTTCCAGTCGCGTGACTTTTTATACCGGCATGGCGGTCAAGAAAGCCGCGGAGGACGCAAAACAACAGCTGCTCGAAAGGGCGTCGAAGATGTCCGAGATTCCGGCGAGCGATTTGACCGTCGACAACGAAAAGATCGTCTCGGCCAAACGCCCCGAGTTGTCGCTTTCCCTGCGCCAAGTTCTCGAGTCGGCGCATAACCGGGAGAAGCCGATCCTCGGGCGCGGCTGGTACGGCGGCAAGGGTGACTATCCGTCGCTGCCCCATAAAGCGCAGGGGAAAGAGTATGTTCCGGGATGGAAATATGCGGCGCAGGCGGTGGAAGCGGAGATCGACGAAGAGACGGGTATTGTCAGAATCAGAAAAATTGCCTCGGCGCACGACGTCGGCACCACGCTCAATCCGATCAGCGTGCGCGGCCAGATCACCGGCGGTGTGGCGATGGGGATCGGCTACGCTCTGCACGAACGGCTGCAGTTCGAAGATGGCCGGGTGATCAATCCATCGTTTATGGATTACAAACTGCCGTCGTCGCACGAGATTCCCGAGATCGTCGCGATCCCGGTGGAAGTGCCCTTGCCCGAGGGACCCTTCGGCGCCAAGGGCATCGGCGAGCTTGCCGTTGTCGGCATCGCGCCGGCCGTGGGTAATGCGATTTATGACGCGATGAAAGTCCGCATCAAAGATTTGCCGCTCTATCCCGAGCGGGTGTTGAACGCGATCGAAGCGCAGGGGGCGAAGTGA